One window from the genome of Gimesia aquarii encodes:
- a CDS encoding pyridoxal phosphate-dependent decarboxylase family protein produces the protein MSMTAPELQSARTRIHATYSPDLLSAASQTLSEALTQHARSLQTPDGQVLNWNPPLENIQLALRKLNSHVTSSTEPEVQSQQPKVQEFQQLTQLMLEKGHNLQNPRYIGHQVPASVPLAGLFDAIASVTNQVMAVYEMGPWATAVEIALIKMIGKEIGFPTDKFSGLVTHGGSLANLTGLLAARNLTCPEIWQQGASAKNEPMPVILASSDAHYSLTRSAGILGIGTENILKVSLDQQRRMNPLALREMILKCQSENRKIIAVIACACATPIGAFDPLNEIADLCEQFQIWLHVDAAHGGPTCFSQHHNYLTAGLHRADSVVFDAHKMMFMPALCAFLFFKDKAHQSAAFQQQAPYLFDPSAPEIAEYDLGLRTIECTKRANSYSLWGVWSLFGKGLFADLVDVTFETAQIFYEMLEQTTDFEPVHKPECNILVFRYQPDWLQQLSIEQQNLFHFKLRRVIIESGEFYIVHSVIDGQAAFRITVMNPLTTDIHLTKLLETIRQKSSELRTSFPASVQPDHCEQT, from the coding sequence ATGTCAATGACAGCCCCTGAATTACAATCGGCAAGAACAAGAATTCATGCTACTTATTCTCCTGATTTATTGTCTGCAGCTAGCCAGACTTTATCTGAAGCACTCACACAACATGCGCGTTCCCTGCAAACTCCAGACGGTCAAGTTTTGAACTGGAATCCGCCGCTTGAAAACATCCAACTGGCATTGCGAAAGTTAAACTCACATGTAACTTCAAGTACAGAACCGGAGGTTCAATCACAACAGCCTAAGGTCCAGGAATTTCAACAGCTCACACAATTGATGTTAGAGAAAGGACACAACTTACAAAATCCCCGATATATTGGTCATCAGGTGCCTGCCTCTGTTCCACTGGCTGGATTGTTTGACGCAATTGCTTCAGTCACGAATCAGGTAATGGCCGTCTATGAAATGGGACCATGGGCCACAGCAGTCGAAATTGCATTAATCAAAATGATCGGTAAAGAAATTGGATTTCCAACCGATAAATTCTCTGGCCTTGTCACACACGGGGGATCACTGGCAAATCTCACTGGTTTATTGGCGGCTCGGAATCTGACGTGCCCGGAAATTTGGCAACAGGGAGCATCAGCTAAGAATGAACCAATGCCTGTCATACTCGCATCCAGCGATGCCCATTATAGCTTGACCCGCTCTGCTGGTATTCTCGGAATCGGTACCGAAAATATTCTTAAAGTCTCTCTGGACCAACAACGCAGGATGAATCCGCTCGCTTTGAGAGAAATGATTTTAAAGTGCCAGAGTGAAAACCGAAAAATCATTGCTGTCATCGCCTGTGCCTGTGCCACACCCATTGGCGCATTTGATCCCCTGAATGAGATCGCTGACTTGTGTGAACAATTTCAAATCTGGTTACATGTAGATGCAGCACATGGCGGCCCAACTTGTTTTTCTCAGCATCATAATTATCTAACAGCAGGGCTCCACCGGGCGGACAGTGTGGTATTTGACGCACATAAAATGATGTTCATGCCTGCCCTATGTGCATTCTTGTTTTTTAAAGACAAAGCGCATCAATCTGCAGCGTTTCAACAACAAGCTCCCTACTTATTCGATCCGTCTGCACCTGAGATTGCAGAATATGATTTAGGATTAAGAACAATTGAATGCACCAAACGCGCAAACAGTTATAGCCTTTGGGGAGTCTGGTCACTGTTTGGAAAAGGTCTCTTTGCAGATCTTGTCGATGTCACATTTGAAACCGCACAAATATTTTATGAAATGCTGGAGCAAACGACTGATTTTGAACCTGTACATAAGCCAGAGTGTAATATTCTCGTTTTTCGTTATCAACCAGACTGGTTACAACAACTATCTATAGAACAACAAAACTTGTTTCATTTCAAGTTGAGAAGAGTCATTATCGAATCCGGAGAATTTTATATCGTACACTCGGTCATTGATGGTCAGGCAGCGTTTCGGATTACCGTCATGAACCCACTCACAACCGACATTCATTTGACAAAGCTCTTAGAAACGATTCGTCAAAAAAGTAGCGAATTACGAACTTCTTTTCCTGCCTCAGTTCAACCAGATCATTGTGAGCAGACTTGA
- a CDS encoding RNA polymerase subunit sigma, producing MSGPIVRTGTTPQFWENYDKIFGDSAKKGSKKKAAAKKGSAKKKAAKKTPAKKTPAKKTPAKKTAKKKAARKKSKK from the coding sequence ATGAGTGGCCCGATTGTTCGCACAGGTACCACACCACAGTTCTGGGAAAATTACGACAAAATCTTCGGAGACTCTGCCAAAAAAGGGTCTAAAAAGAAAGCCGCTGCCAAAAAGGGGAGTGCAAAAAAGAAAGCTGCCAAAAAAACACCTGCAAAAAAAACACCTGCAAAAAAAACACCTGCGAAAAAGACGGCGAAGAAGAAAGCGGCCCGAAAAAAATCTAAGAAATAA
- a CDS encoding DUF6798 domain-containing protein, producing MNPESKASKIPPQAILMILLIGGSFAADSFLRFPIPGINEPHYLSKAKHYWNPQWGSGDFFLESSNAHSFFYQVMGSLTQWLSLHNTALLGRLVAFLLLAMGWYRLVKVLVPGNWSPLITAWIYLGMVAIGNFSGEWIIGGIESKVFAYGFLFLSLASACEQHWNRAAIYAGLTISWHPVVGIWGVLCGGFSLVCDWYRKRRDFNKATYRQTLRSVISATGLLILCSLPGLIPSIGLLAQGNSEQNFAANYIQVFYRIKHHLDPMDFHLSSYVFYAILLAVWLILKRNEGPSFPNRFFQLFIVGTIGLACIGLLLGAGPRPASEMPYYAFRMSLLKFYPFRLFDALLPIAVTISIVNAFQYWLFQNENTDSKLLLIKKTSLKRMIPLFSFCIFISAIYSAWTFPPVHKMSPAQRTDWIDACRWIKNHTPETALFLTPTHQSDFKWYAQRPEYVTIKDCPQDAAGLIEWNRRLKYLRKWGQNYYNNGFDENAIRVLNNETKITHLLVKRLGPFTTLKPIYQNQTYKVYELP from the coding sequence GTGAACCCTGAATCTAAAGCTTCTAAAATTCCTCCTCAAGCCATACTCATGATTCTGTTAATCGGCGGTTCCTTCGCCGCCGATTCTTTTCTTCGCTTCCCTATCCCGGGAATCAATGAACCGCATTATCTAAGTAAAGCAAAACATTACTGGAACCCACAATGGGGTTCTGGTGATTTTTTTCTGGAGTCATCCAACGCGCATTCCTTTTTCTATCAGGTTATGGGGAGCCTCACTCAATGGCTTTCTCTTCATAACACAGCACTTCTCGGACGTCTTGTAGCGTTCCTGCTGTTAGCAATGGGCTGGTATCGGCTAGTCAAAGTATTAGTTCCGGGAAACTGGTCCCCCTTAATCACAGCTTGGATCTATTTAGGAATGGTTGCGATAGGTAACTTTTCGGGTGAATGGATCATTGGTGGAATAGAATCTAAGGTATTTGCATACGGTTTTCTTTTTTTGTCACTCGCCAGTGCCTGTGAGCAACACTGGAATCGGGCTGCGATCTATGCAGGACTCACCATAAGCTGGCATCCTGTCGTAGGAATTTGGGGCGTACTTTGTGGTGGATTCTCACTTGTCTGTGATTGGTATCGGAAAAGAAGAGATTTTAACAAAGCCACATATAGACAGACATTGCGATCAGTGATTTCGGCTACCGGACTGTTAATCCTCTGCTCACTTCCGGGGCTGATTCCCTCAATAGGGCTCTTGGCCCAAGGCAATTCAGAACAGAACTTCGCAGCGAATTATATTCAAGTCTTCTACCGCATTAAGCATCATCTTGATCCGATGGATTTTCATTTAAGCAGTTATGTATTTTATGCGATTCTATTGGCAGTCTGGTTGATCTTGAAGCGAAATGAAGGACCATCGTTTCCGAATCGCTTTTTTCAACTTTTTATCGTAGGAACAATTGGTCTTGCATGCATCGGATTACTATTGGGTGCCGGCCCACGACCAGCCAGCGAAATGCCGTATTATGCGTTTCGCATGTCACTGTTAAAATTTTATCCGTTTCGTCTATTTGATGCCTTACTCCCTATTGCTGTCACAATTTCGATAGTCAATGCTTTTCAATACTGGCTTTTTCAAAACGAAAACACAGATTCAAAATTACTTCTAATCAAAAAAACATCTCTCAAACGAATGATCCCCTTGTTCAGTTTCTGCATCTTCATATCAGCGATTTATTCTGCCTGGACCTTTCCTCCGGTTCATAAGATGTCACCAGCTCAGCGCACTGACTGGATTGACGCTTGCCGCTGGATCAAAAACCATACTCCTGAAACCGCACTATTTCTGACCCCCACCCACCAGTCTGACTTCAAGTGGTATGCACAACGACCGGAATACGTCACTATTAAAGACTGTCCACAAGACGCAGCCGGCCTCATTGAATGGAATCGACGACTAAAATACCTTCGAAAATGGGGCCAGAACTATTATAATAACGGTTTTGACGAGAATGCGATTCGTGTCCTCAATAACGAGACAAAAATCACGCATCTCCTGGTAAAACGACTTGGTCCCTTTACAACACTCAAACCCATTTATCAAAATCAAACCTATAAAGTATACGAGCTCCCCTGA
- a CDS encoding DUF2339 domain-containing protein: protein MATALENQNESTNGNPSEEDSEESILVDRFPEALRVSRFTFFTVCILSLSFLLFSSLPLWHTDIWGHLAYGELIWQSGGIPVFEPLVPLSSGIPFIDTAWLSQIFSFQAYQLFGVAGIKFLYAAAITACLGLLLYRIQKRTDSFLWGLLCVIGFLLCDWKQLGIVRPQLAGLLCFVLLFTTLNARQWRRFYWFAIPALFVLWANLHGSFPVGLGLIGCFLVGRAVDVGRKSGTWKAMFRDSVTRRYFLLLELSAIAVLVNPYGLQLYTEAFAFSSHPNLAELVEWSPLTLRMYQGKAAALLGLLIVIAYRLTPRRISVAEVLILVGLGTAALWSSRMIIWWAPVAAYYLALHGAAIWGHKRKRLVDEAEENAVHYAGKWTVVSVGMIWICFAVTPIGSRILHGKQVDFEKSVSSTTPIGAVNYLKEKKIEGQLFNSMELGDYLLWDGPKNASVFANSHVHLLPQEVWDHYLRIINLGSDGEELLDRYGVNTIVLDLPRRSNLLRRLERSGDWRVGYKDGRSVVLLRNVPIE, encoded by the coding sequence ATGGCCACTGCTTTGGAAAACCAAAACGAATCCACAAATGGGAATCCCAGCGAGGAAGACTCCGAGGAGTCGATACTGGTTGATCGCTTTCCTGAAGCATTGCGAGTATCCCGGTTTACATTTTTTACTGTATGTATTCTGTCATTATCTTTTTTACTGTTTAGCTCGCTTCCGCTCTGGCACACAGATATCTGGGGACATTTAGCTTATGGAGAGCTGATCTGGCAATCAGGCGGTATTCCTGTCTTCGAGCCATTGGTCCCCCTTTCATCGGGAATACCATTTATAGATACCGCCTGGCTTAGTCAAATCTTTAGTTTTCAGGCGTACCAGTTATTTGGAGTCGCCGGGATTAAATTCCTGTATGCAGCTGCTATCACAGCTTGTCTGGGCTTGCTTCTCTATCGTATTCAAAAAAGAACAGATAGTTTTTTGTGGGGTCTGCTTTGCGTGATCGGGTTTCTATTATGTGATTGGAAGCAATTGGGAATAGTACGCCCTCAATTAGCAGGTTTACTCTGTTTTGTTTTACTGTTTACAACACTTAATGCACGTCAATGGCGCAGATTTTACTGGTTTGCGATTCCAGCGCTCTTTGTTTTATGGGCGAATCTGCATGGTTCCTTTCCCGTTGGATTAGGTTTAATCGGCTGTTTTTTAGTCGGTCGTGCCGTTGATGTCGGGAGGAAATCTGGAACATGGAAAGCAATGTTTCGAGACAGTGTGACTCGTAGATATTTCTTACTGCTAGAGCTGTCTGCCATTGCGGTATTAGTTAACCCTTATGGCTTGCAATTATACACAGAAGCATTTGCTTTCTCGTCTCATCCCAATCTGGCAGAATTGGTCGAATGGAGCCCTTTAACTTTGCGGATGTACCAGGGTAAGGCAGCAGCTTTGCTTGGATTACTGATTGTCATTGCTTACCGTTTGACTCCCCGCAGAATTTCTGTGGCTGAAGTTCTGATTCTTGTGGGACTGGGAACTGCGGCCTTGTGGAGTTCGCGGATGATAATCTGGTGGGCACCAGTCGCCGCTTACTATCTGGCATTACACGGTGCGGCAATTTGGGGGCATAAACGGAAACGCCTGGTAGATGAGGCCGAAGAGAATGCGGTTCATTATGCGGGGAAATGGACCGTTGTTTCTGTGGGTATGATCTGGATCTGCTTTGCCGTTACTCCGATTGGATCTAGAATTCTGCATGGTAAGCAAGTTGATTTTGAGAAGAGTGTTTCTTCAACGACGCCGATTGGTGCGGTGAACTATCTGAAAGAAAAGAAAATCGAAGGCCAGCTCTTTAATTCGATGGAGCTCGGCGATTATTTATTGTGGGATGGTCCCAAAAATGCTTCGGTATTCGCAAATTCCCACGTCCATTTGCTTCCACAGGAAGTATGGGATCATTATTTACGCATAATCAATCTCGGGAGTGATGGTGAGGAATTGTTGGACAGATATGGCGTCAACACAATCGTGTTGGATTTACCGCGTCGAAGCAATTTGTTGCGTCGTTTGGAACGTAGTGGAGATTGGCGTGTGGGATACAAAGACGGTCGGTCAGTAGTGTTACTACGAAATGTACCCATTGAGTGA
- a CDS encoding FtsW/RodA/SpoVE family cell cycle protein produces MSHANIHKIPWSILCCILLLIGCGLAGIARGDELSGQGQFFQKQCVWAFISLLALCSTMVFPYRNLRGISYPLFFVTLLFLVAVFFIPAINGSRRWIPLGFFKFQPSELAKITYILALAHYLMHRKNYRRIPGLIIPFILTCLPVFLILREPDLGTSLLFFPILFAMLFSAGARPRHLITILVLGICTLPLLWLEMNSEQKSRIVALITQRDGGELPKGDGYHLYQSKQMLALGGVWGSEIAGMPVDDPAAYHLPAGRTDFIFCLVGERFGIMGCLFCLGVFTFLFVRGLQIATATREPFGRLVAVGIVTLLASQTIINTGMTVGLMPITGMTLPLMSYGGTSLLSTCLALGLLMNICMHPGYEMNSEPFRF; encoded by the coding sequence ATGAGTCACGCAAACATTCACAAAATTCCCTGGTCAATTTTATGCTGTATTCTTTTACTTATAGGATGCGGCCTGGCTGGAATAGCGCGTGGCGACGAACTATCGGGCCAAGGACAATTTTTTCAGAAACAATGCGTCTGGGCTTTCATCTCTTTGCTGGCACTCTGCAGCACAATGGTTTTCCCTTATCGAAATTTACGAGGTATCAGCTACCCCCTTTTTTTTGTAACCCTACTATTTTTAGTTGCCGTCTTTTTTATCCCTGCAATTAATGGTTCACGCCGCTGGATTCCATTAGGTTTCTTTAAATTTCAACCATCAGAGCTAGCCAAAATCACTTATATCCTGGCGCTAGCACATTACCTCATGCACCGTAAAAATTATAGACGGATCCCGGGACTAATCATCCCCTTCATTTTGACATGCCTGCCTGTTTTTCTGATTTTACGAGAACCAGATCTGGGAACTTCGCTCTTATTCTTTCCCATCTTATTCGCGATGTTGTTTTCCGCAGGAGCGAGACCAAGACACCTTATCACAATTCTCGTTCTGGGAATCTGTACTTTACCATTACTTTGGCTCGAGATGAACTCGGAACAAAAATCGAGAATTGTTGCGTTGATTACCCAACGCGATGGAGGAGAATTACCCAAGGGAGATGGTTATCATCTCTATCAGTCGAAACAGATGTTGGCGTTGGGTGGTGTTTGGGGAAGTGAGATTGCTGGCATGCCCGTTGATGATCCCGCTGCTTATCACCTTCCTGCAGGACGGACTGATTTTATCTTTTGTCTGGTCGGTGAACGCTTTGGGATTATGGGCTGCCTGTTTTGCCTGGGAGTCTTTACGTTTTTGTTTGTCAGAGGCTTACAAATCGCTACGGCAACACGCGAGCCATTTGGTCGACTTGTTGCAGTGGGGATTGTCACGCTCCTGGCTTCACAGACAATTATTAACACCGGTATGACAGTCGGACTGATGCCCATCACGGGTATGACTCTCCCCTTAATGAGTTATGGTGGTACCAGTCTGCTGAGCACATGCCTCGCTCTAGGTCTTCTGATGAATATCTGCATGCATCCGGGCTATGAAATGAACTCTGAACCCTTTCGTTTCTAA
- a CDS encoding rhomboid family intramembrane serine protease, producing MFYSFRKICAKYPVTAAYIAVAIGLFTAVQIYRVKNTSYGAEAFDDALWKLGAVQPLVFVHDHPLIKEKGYPTGGPFDLWAGEWWRILISGFHHGGILHLLMNCLAIGFLGRLIEPVMRFWVYAAFLILATFISLLPEYYFAHYPVGLSGGAYAMFGLLIYLRKTNADIAAVFTEREITWGCGWLILCFVLTKFNIMHIANAAHLAGFLYGLLAGAVLISRSRFAGTFRFTFIAAHLLIIPCTYLICNPVWNGKYYWYLARHENNLEQRIAYLKQGMELAPGEPKIGAELALSLYQTETVPMNSWKIILQSLNKNRSYDKGVQIARLIWGQFDSDKQKANALKIARNVFGNESDDWLERLNLDSETIAQVEVPLTGESGFPKEEFLFLKEAGQQVKPAKPKDLYAPPVDPRSPQSAVEGVTL from the coding sequence ATGTTTTACTCATTTAGAAAAATCTGTGCGAAATATCCGGTAACTGCAGCATACATTGCGGTGGCAATCGGGTTATTTACTGCTGTTCAGATATATCGAGTCAAAAACACTTCTTACGGAGCAGAGGCGTTTGATGACGCCTTATGGAAATTGGGGGCGGTTCAGCCTTTAGTATTTGTGCATGATCACCCCTTGATCAAAGAGAAGGGTTATCCTACAGGCGGACCCTTTGATCTATGGGCAGGGGAATGGTGGCGGATTCTCATTAGTGGCTTTCATCATGGTGGTATTTTGCATCTGTTGATGAATTGTCTTGCCATCGGTTTTCTGGGGCGCTTAATCGAACCGGTAATGCGATTCTGGGTTTATGCCGCTTTTCTGATCCTGGCGACGTTTATCTCTTTACTCCCGGAATATTATTTTGCTCATTATCCAGTAGGGCTTTCGGGAGGCGCCTACGCGATGTTTGGATTGCTGATTTACCTCAGAAAGACCAATGCAGATATCGCTGCCGTATTTACTGAGAGAGAGATCACCTGGGGGTGTGGCTGGCTGATTTTGTGTTTTGTGTTAACGAAATTCAATATCATGCATATTGCTAACGCAGCACATCTTGCTGGCTTTCTTTATGGTTTACTCGCAGGAGCCGTATTGATCAGTCGTTCCCGATTTGCGGGAACATTTCGGTTTACATTTATTGCTGCACATTTATTAATCATTCCCTGTACCTATTTGATTTGCAATCCCGTTTGGAATGGCAAATATTACTGGTATCTGGCACGCCATGAGAATAACCTTGAGCAACGTATTGCTTATTTAAAGCAGGGGATGGAATTGGCTCCTGGGGAGCCAAAAATTGGAGCGGAATTGGCATTAAGTCTTTACCAGACAGAAACTGTGCCCATGAATTCCTGGAAGATTATTCTTCAATCTTTAAATAAGAATCGTTCCTATGATAAGGGAGTTCAAATTGCTCGATTAATTTGGGGCCAATTTGATTCAGATAAGCAAAAAGCAAACGCGTTAAAAATTGCGAGAAATGTTTTTGGCAATGAATCGGATGACTGGCTGGAACGGCTCAATCTTGACTCAGAGACAATCGCACAGGTAGAAGTGCCATTAACAGGGGAATCTGGTTTTCCTAAAGAGGAATTTCTGTTTTTAAAAGAAGCAGGCCAGCAGGTGAAACCAGCAAAACCAAAAGATTTATATGCCCCTCCGGTTGATCCCCGGTCACCTCAGAGTGCCGTTGAGGGGGTCACACTATGA